The DNA sequence TGGTAACAGACGTTACCAAGTCGTGGTAGCCCATGCGGGCTTGATCTATATCAAATCCATTGTGCAGATGATGAGGTGTTGCCTTCTTGTACGTTGACCATGCCGCTCAATCGTCCATATAGTAACAAACGTTACTAATTATACCCAGTCAATCCAAGGAGACCCAGCATGAAAATCGATCGCATCCACCACGTCGCCTACCGCTGCAAGGACGCCCAGCAGACCGTCGCGTGGTACCAGAAATACCTGAACATGGATTTCATCCTGGCCATTGCCGAAGACCAGGTGCCCTCCACCAAGGCTTCCGATCCCTACATGCACATCTTCCTGGATGCCGGCCATGGCAACGTGCTGGCTTTCTTCGAGATTCCCAATTCACCGGCCATGGGACGCGATACCAACACCCCCGCCTGGGTCCAGCATATCGCCTTCAAGGTCGATAGCGAAGCCACCCTGACCGAAGTGATGCAGCGCCTGCAGGCCGATGGCATCGACGTGGTCGGCATCACCGATCACACCATCTTCAAGTCCATCTATTTCTTCGATCCCAGCGGTCATCGCATCGAACTGGCCGCCGATTGCGCCACGTCAGAACAGATGCGGCGCCTGGACGAAGTGAAATGGGACATGCTCGAAGAGTGGTCACGCACCCGCCGCGCACCCAAACATGCGGCCTGGATG is a window from the Herbaspirillum rubrisubalbicans genome containing:
- a CDS encoding VOC family protein, with amino-acid sequence MKIDRIHHVAYRCKDAQQTVAWYQKYLNMDFILAIAEDQVPSTKASDPYMHIFLDAGHGNVLAFFEIPNSPAMGRDTNTPAWVQHIAFKVDSEATLTEVMQRLQADGIDVVGITDHTIFKSIYFFDPSGHRIELAADCATSEQMRRLDEVKWDMLEEWSRTRRAPKHAAWMHAQEFTAAAQ